A single genomic interval of Bacillus sp. es.036 harbors:
- a CDS encoding ComE operon protein 2: MERISWDQYFMAQSHLLALRSTCTRLTVGATIVRDKRMIAGGYNGSVSGGVHCIDEGCYVIDNHCVRTIHAEMNAIIQCAKFGVQTTGAEIYVTHFPCINCCKAIIQAGIKTVIYAENYKNYPYAVELFEDAGVTVRQVELEEMILDTNSQEKLNLTADLLDKLSASGLDTNEVRPLYEKASKLYGM; this comes from the coding sequence ATGGAACGTATTTCGTGGGATCAGTATTTTATGGCCCAAAGCCATTTACTTGCTCTTAGAAGCACATGTACTCGTTTAACGGTTGGCGCAACAATTGTAAGAGATAAAAGGATGATTGCAGGTGGATACAACGGATCTGTATCAGGTGGCGTTCATTGTATTGACGAAGGGTGTTATGTAATCGACAATCATTGTGTTCGAACGATTCATGCTGAGATGAATGCCATTATTCAATGCGCTAAATTTGGTGTGCAAACAACCGGAGCTGAAATTTACGTCACTCATTTTCCTTGTATTAACTGCTGTAAAGCGATTATACAGGCAGGAATTAAAACAGTGATTTATGCAGAGAATTATAAAAATTATCCTTATGCGGTTGAGCTATTTGAAGATGCTGGCGTAACAGTCAGACAAGTTGAACTAGAAGAGATGATCCTTGATACGAATAGTCAAGAAAAGCTTAATTTAACTGCGGATTTATTGGACAAACTTTCAGCGTCAGGTCTTGATACAAATGAAGTAAGGCCACTATATGAGAAAGCTTCCAAACTATACGGTATGTAA